In Eschrichtius robustus isolate mEscRob2 chromosome 2, mEscRob2.pri, whole genome shotgun sequence, a single window of DNA contains:
- the TEKTIP1 gene encoding tektin bundle-interacting protein 1 isoform X2: MSARLLQPLLSRLGPSAGGEAAAWIVASRPSCCQDTGPPLLLSTMAPQALEAGAPGHAEADMQTLRQEAARPYVPRGTLEVNLPASLYSDDYLSQEGPRQTPAIKQATRWKYTPMGRDAAGQLWYTGLTNSDSREAWNMLPWALDSPHLEAYACRHGCHSPQERSMPSAYTQRLRETAWYDPVIPTQYRGPRARYGSVLWKDRPIRGEEYGIHRHQLGVEPLWRASDYVPYLSAPQRPRYTTQNYRQWDLEPCCPSTNQQPPPVYTPSH; the protein is encoded by the exons ATGAGCGCCCGCCTCCTCCAGCCTCTGCTCTCCCGGCTCGGCCCCTCAGCTGGGGGAGAGGCAGCGGCCTGGATTGTGGCCAGCAGACCCAGCTGTTGCCAGGACACCGGGCCGCCTTTGTTGCTGTCAACAATGGCCCCACAGGCCTTGGAGGCAGGAGCCCCTGGGCACGCAGAGGCAGACATGCAGACCCTGAGGCAGGAGGCTGCCCGGCCCTACGTCCCCCGGGGGACCCTGGAAGTGAACCTCCCGGCATCTCTCTACAG cGATGACTACCTGTCCCAGGAGGGGCCCCGCCAGACGCCGGCCATCAAGCAGGCGACGCGCTGGAAGTACACGCCCATGGGACGAGACGCGGCCGGCCAGCTGTGGTACACGGGCCTGACCAACTCGGACTCCCGAGAAGCCTGGAACATGCTCCCTTGGGCTCTGGACAGCCCGCACCTCGAGGCTTATGCCTGCAGGCACGGATGCCACAGCCCCCAGGAGCGCAGCATGCCCTCGG CCTATACCCAGCGTCTCCGGGAGACCGCCTGGTACGACCCCGTCATCCCCACGCAGTACAGGGGCCCCCGCGCGCGGTACGGGAGCGTGCTGTGGAAAGACAGACCCATCCGGGGCGAGGAGTACG GGATCCACAGGCACCAACTCGGGGTCGAGCCGCTGTGGCGGGCGTCTGACTACGTGCCATACCTGTCGGCGCCCCAGCGCCCGCGCTACACCACCCAGAACTACCGGCAGTGGGACCTGGAACCCTGCTGCCCCTCCACCAACCAGCAGCCCCCGCCCGTCTACACGCCCAGTCACTGA
- the TEKTIP1 gene encoding tektin bundle-interacting protein 1 isoform X1: MSARLLQPLLSRLGPSAGGEAAAWIVASRPSCCQDTGPPLLLSTMAPQALEAGAPGHAEADMQTLRQEAARPYVPRGTLEVNLPASLYSDDYLSQEGPRQTPAIKQATRWKYTPMGRDAAGQLWYTGLTNSDSREAWNMLPWALDSPHLEAYACRHGCHSPQERSMPSAYTQRLRETAWYDPVIPTQYRGPRARYGSVLWKDRPIRGEEYGEPGPGAGDPGAGGETARGQEAGPAGDPGPGPPGIHRHQLGVEPLWRASDYVPYLSAPQRPRYTTQNYRQWDLEPCCPSTNQQPPPVYTPSH, from the exons ATGAGCGCCCGCCTCCTCCAGCCTCTGCTCTCCCGGCTCGGCCCCTCAGCTGGGGGAGAGGCAGCGGCCTGGATTGTGGCCAGCAGACCCAGCTGTTGCCAGGACACCGGGCCGCCTTTGTTGCTGTCAACAATGGCCCCACAGGCCTTGGAGGCAGGAGCCCCTGGGCACGCAGAGGCAGACATGCAGACCCTGAGGCAGGAGGCTGCCCGGCCCTACGTCCCCCGGGGGACCCTGGAAGTGAACCTCCCGGCATCTCTCTACAG cGATGACTACCTGTCCCAGGAGGGGCCCCGCCAGACGCCGGCCATCAAGCAGGCGACGCGCTGGAAGTACACGCCCATGGGACGAGACGCGGCCGGCCAGCTGTGGTACACGGGCCTGACCAACTCGGACTCCCGAGAAGCCTGGAACATGCTCCCTTGGGCTCTGGACAGCCCGCACCTCGAGGCTTATGCCTGCAGGCACGGATGCCACAGCCCCCAGGAGCGCAGCATGCCCTCGG CCTATACCCAGCGTCTCCGGGAGACCGCCTGGTACGACCCCGTCATCCCCACGCAGTACAGGGGCCCCCGCGCGCGGTACGGGAGCGTGCTGTGGAAAGACAGACCCATCCGGGGCGAGGAGTACGGTGAGCCTGGGCCAGGGGCAGGCgacccaggggctgggggtgagacCGCCCGGGGCCAGGAGGCGGGGCCAGCCGGTGACCCGGGTCCTGGCCCCCCAGGGATCCACAGGCACCAACTCGGGGTCGAGCCGCTGTGGCGGGCGTCTGACTACGTGCCATACCTGTCGGCGCCCCAGCGCCCGCGCTACACCACCCAGAACTACCGGCAGTGGGACCTGGAACCCTGCTGCCCCTCCACCAACCAGCAGCCCCCGCCCGTCTACACGCCCAGTCACTGA